The genomic DNA TCCACGGTGCCGGCCAGGTCGAAACCCAGGGTGAACGGCATCCGGCCCAGCGTCGCGACCCGCATCCCGCCCCGGCGAAGCCCCAGGTCAGTGCCGTTGATGCTGGACGCCGCCACCCGGACCAGGAGCTCGTCGCCGACCGGCTCGCCCGGGCCGGGCACGTCGTCCACCTGCACGACCTCTGGCCCGCCCGGGC from Aquipuribacter hungaricus includes the following:
- a CDS encoding alcohol dehydrogenase catalytic domain-containing protein yields the protein MRAVRFHRPGGPEVVQVDDVPGPGEPVGDELLVRVAASSINGTDLGLRRGGMRVATLGRMPFTLGFDLAGTV